Proteins found in one Parasteatoda tepidariorum isolate YZ-2023 chromosome 7, CAS_Ptep_4.0, whole genome shotgun sequence genomic segment:
- the LOC107447426 gene encoding UPF0235 protein C15orf40 homolog: protein MSFLSKRVLKSIKFTNSALISSHAKMPKTKKIASEGKKKIISEKEDNCTSKNGAVFLNNKSEIILKVHAKPGAKESAITDISDESIGVQIAAPPVDGEANKELIRYLAEVLQLRKSDVNLEKGSRSKEKTVVVSDSSLENVLSKLTAASRQ, encoded by the exons ATGAGTTTCTTATCCAAAAGAgtcttaaaatctattaaatttacaaactcTGCACTTATTTCTTCGCATGCAAAAATGCCCAAAACTAAAAAGATAGCAtctgaaggaaaaaagaaaattatatctgaaaag gagGATAATTGTACTTCTAAAAATGGTGctgtatttttgaataataaaagtgaaatcATTTTGAAAGTACATGCAAAACCAGGAGCTAAAGAAAGTGCCATCACAG atattAGCGATGAAAGCATCGGTGTTCAAATAGCTGCACCCCCAGTTGATGGTGAAGCTAACAAAGAGCTTATACGCTATCTGGCAGAAGTATTGCAATTAAGAAAGAGTGACGTCAATCTTGAAAAG ggCTCCAGATCGAAAGAAAAGACTGTTGTAGTTTCAGATTCTTCTTTAGAAAATGTACTATCAAAATTAACAGCTGCAAGTAGACAGTGA
- the LOC107447430 gene encoding uncharacterized protein: MKLFFVIVALFLNQNRVLSCIISEDIECSCDNNEIECVGNAEDISSVQKLFVNISQIQFTNMREHLILNLTSLTFPADLNMTDLNISSLSILGGLEDSKNDFFGPGWRDLKALEIQNSDIGLLEDHLFFSLHNLIALNLDSNEISDIDPGVFFSLEKLEYLSLSKNQLKMTSRDLLQYLPMLHTLILNGNNISFISNISIVSESLTKFSAQNCKIGGSLEEDSLSGTPNLTYIDLSLNQIENINSHALSSLANVETLNMSYNSIDSLGKDAFSKMKKLVTLDLSNNKIKQMNTGTFAQLTLLRNLNLSMNMLKAMLCDYTSNLYSLETLDLRHNVIRIISPGTLLSSLNIKELLLNGNILDETVCLSNLTKYVDIALSDKDCNMADSCVSDLSEADTEDDYYLDEEETTISTATTLNETMDETKYTPLSSTTNIRTTTSFIPTDISTETESPESSFFTADNTSLYETEQTTISIKTVSDFPHTTKNYISEETQQTTISVKTESDVPHTTKHHTTEDKSEETEQTTSNVKTESEFPITTEGFQTESNGTFDNILFGNSNESTTFIPEITVNDSTQTDSLFKNGTESEGNSETSSTSLTDDVITRNRSTDYFAFSTENILITQYNKSEFSQTQEESTTLDMHSPTTSHNVTTEDDYYDYDDEILSPNPEKILTTSATIQKEKIIDNTKIILVNYTVVDDKLCVEYTIQGDLLNDSKCVLRSDLIKGKRGFDHIKCPPPGSKQLHCRYNDMYKFCLILFINHAPKSTECSNQLLLETYNHSSLPTTTELSNISINVTSVDYTTDGVTTFFPSTKIQIKNSTVNFEFKLLSFNVDFNDTLYALAIWTVNRNQSLSVCNLTLSLSSSREIVKKSYFSCSNYSYPFLMEDNIDDICLTAYHKLLSSETKCKRKVIIDIGAVASRKKDHGFKNTSLIALGILLLIVTAIIILLIIRNLTKKKLNKDRYNVYFEEQNVQKRFSSIHQDTDVRYSFIPKE; encoded by the exons ATGAAGCTATTTTTTGTGATTGTCGCATTGTTTCTGAATCAGAACAGAGTTTTAAGTTGCATAATATCTGAAGATATAGAATGCTCCTGTGATAACAACGAGATTGAATGTGTGGGTAATGCAGAAGATATATCTAGTGTTCAAAAACTGTTCGTTAACATCTCTCAGATTCAATTTACAAACATGAGAGAACACTTGATTCTCAATTTGACAAGTCTGACTTTTCCTGCTGATCTAAATATgacagatttaaatatttcaagtttaagCATACTAGGAGGATTGGAAGActcgaaaaatgatttttttggaCCAGGATGGAGAGATTTAAAAGCACTGGAAATTCAAAACAGTGATATTGGGTTACTCGAGGATCATCTTTTCTTTTCACTGCACAATCTCATTGCACTAAATTTAGATTCTAATGAAATTTCTGATATAGATCCTggagtattttttagtttggaAAAACTGGAATACCTAAGCCTGTCCAAAAATCAGCTTAAAATGACTAGTAGAGATCTCCTCCAGTATTTGCCAATGCTTCATACATTGATcttaaatggaaataatatCTCTTTTATTTCCAATATAAGTATAGTATCAGaatctttaacaaaattttcagctCAAAATTGCAAGATAGGAGGTTCTTTGGAAGAGGATTCATTATCTGGAACACCCAATTTAACATACATCGATCtaagtttaaatcaaattgaaaacataaattctCATGCTCTCTCTAGTTTAGCTAATGTTGAAACATTGAATATGAGCTATAACAGCATCGATAGCCTTGGAAAAGACGCTTTctccaaaatgaaaaaattagtaactctggatttaagtaataataaaatcaagcaAATGAATACAGGAACTTTTGCTCAACTAACTCTGCTCAGGAATTTGAATTTAAGCATGAATATGCTAAAAGCCATGCTTTGTGATTATACTTCTAACTTGTATTCTTTGGAAACCTTAGATTTGAGACACAATGTCATAAGAATAATTTCTCCTGGAACACTATTAAGCAGTCTTAACATTAAAGAATTGCTGTTAAAtg GTAATATATTGGATGAAACAGTTTGTTTATCAAATTTGACAAAATACGTAGACATTGCTTTGTCTGATAAAGATTGTAACATGGCTGATTCCTGCGTATCTGATTTATCTGAAGCTGACACTGAAGATGATTATTATTTAGATGAGGAAGAAACTACTATAAGTACAGCCACAACATTGAATGAAACTATGGATGAAACAAAATACACACCATTATCATCCACCACAAATATAAGAACCACAACTAGTTTTATACCTACAGACATAAGTACAGAAACAGAGTCTCCAGAGTCTTCCTTCTTTACAGCAGATAACACTTCATTGTATGAAACAGAACAGACAACTATCAGTATCAAAACAGTAAGTGATTTTCCtcatacaacaaaaaattacatatctGAAGAAACACAACAAACAACTATTAGTGTCAAAACAGAAAGTGATGTTCCTCATACAACAAAACATCACACAACTGAAGACAAAAGTGAAGAAACTGAACAAACCACTAGCAATGTCAAGACTGAGAGTGAATTTCCTATAACAACAGAAGGATTTCAAACAGAAAGTAATGGGACATTTGATAACATATTATTTGGTAATAGCAATGAGAGTACTACTTTCATACCTGAAATAACTGTAAATGATTCAACTCAAAcagattcattatttaaaaatggaacaGAAAGTGAAGGTAACAGTGAAACAAGTTCAACTTCGCTAACAGATGATGTTATAACAAGAAATCGTTCTACAGATTACTTTGCATTCTCGACAGAGAACATTCTAATTACTCAATACAACAAGAGTGAGTTTTCTCAGACACAAGAAGAAAGCACTACACTTGACATGCATTCACCTACAACTTCTCATAATGTAACTACTGAAGATGATTACTATGATTATGATGATGAAATATTATCACCAAACCCGGAGAAGATATTAACAACATCAGCAAccattcaaaaggaaaaaataattgacaacacaaaaattattctagttAATTATACAGTTGTAGATGATAAACTGTGTGTTGAATATACAATACAAGGAGATTTACTAAATGACTCAAAATGTGTCCTACGATCTGATTTAATCAAAGGAAAAAGAGGTTTTGACCATATAAAATGTCCACCACCAGGCAGTAAACAACTCCACTGTAGATATAATGAtatgtataaattttgcttgattttattcatcaatcatGCACCAAAAAGTACAGAATGTTCAAACCAGCTATTGCTTGAAACTTATAATCATAGTAGTCTTCCAACCACCACAGAATTGTccaatatttctataaatgttACATCTGTTGACTACACAACGGATGGTGTTACTACTTTTTTCCCATcaactaaaatacaaataaaaaactcaacagtcaattttgaattcaaacttCTCTCATTTAATGTCGATTTCAATGATACCCTTTATGCTCTGGCTATTTGGACGGTAAATAGGAATCAGTCGTTATCAGTTTGTAATTTGACATTAAGTTTGTCCTCATCAAgggaaattgttaaaaaatcttatttctctTGCTCAAACTATTCTTATCCATTTTTAATGGAAGATAACATTGATGACATTTGTTTGACAGCATATCACAAACTGTTAAGTTcggaaacaaaatgtaaaaggaAAGTGATAATTGACATAGGTGCAGTAGCATCTAGAAAGAAAGATCACGGATTCAAGAACACATCTTTAATTGCATTAGGTATCCTATTACTCATAGTCACAGCAATAATTATTCTCCTTATTATTCGGAATTTGactaagaaaaaactaaataaagataGATATAATGTATATTTCGAAGAACAAAATGTGCAAAAGAGATTTTCTTCAATTCATCAAGACACAGATGTTCGTTATTCGTTTATACCAAAAGAATGA